A part of Aegilops tauschii subsp. strangulata cultivar AL8/78 chromosome 2, Aet v6.0, whole genome shotgun sequence genomic DNA contains:
- the LOC109750696 gene encoding uncharacterized protein isoform X2, giving the protein MQIPLVPLVAATHPSEPRRHPPPPPPSLSPRLPRPRPTSPPCRGWVVAACCSCGLSLRGPTPMIRSNPLPRSHLPAETSSQPAPPPASRSNPAATSSGRRALCFVVPHPSSRSWPPLLHRPPPSLPARSDGPVHLLPAEDDEGEDAKVVEGGGGGGMRPVAIRWPCITCALKNKREDMVSRSGWRHRPVPWRRLYPAHFPSPGHHVPCCCDSAPPPAVADRWDPRYVEAGSAKAHLTDADVDHGVPALQGHFFCHGRGVRHHDFEPHNLQIAGWQRTRASWPTKAHGAR; this is encoded by the exons ATGCAGATCCCCCTCGTCCCCCTCGTCGCCGCCACCCACCCCTCTGAACCTCGTCGCCAcccacctccgccgccgccctcacTCTCCCCTCGTCTCCCTCGTCCTCGACCAACCTCGCCGCCGTGCAGGGGCTGGGTTGTCGCCGCGTGCTGTTCCTGTGGGTTGTCGCTGCGGGGGCCGACTCCCATGATTCGATCCAATCCTCTCCCCCGATCCCACCTACCGGCGGAGACCTCCTCTCAAccagccccgccgccggcctccaGATCCAACCCAGCAGCTACCAGCTCAGGCCGGCGTGCGCTCTGCTTCGTCGTTCCCCACCCTAGCAGTCGATCCTGGCCGCCCCTGCTTCACCGGCCTCCTCCATCTCTTCCGGCAAGATCTGACGGCCCCGTCCACCTTCTGCCCGCGGAGGATGACGAGGGCGAGGATGCGAAAGTCGTCgaggggggaggcggcggcgggatgcGCCCGGTGGCCATCCGGTGGCCCTGCATCACCTGCGCCCTCAAGAACAAGCGCGAGGACATGGTGAGTCGCTCTGGTTGGCGCCACCGCCCCGTACCTTGGCGTCGCCTCTACCCCGCCCACTTCCCCTCGCCGGGACATCACGTTCCCTGCTGCTGCGACTCCGCTCCGCCCCCTGCAGTCGCCGACCGTTGGGATCCAAG GTACGTGGAGGCCGGGAGCGCCAAGGCGCACCTCACGGACGCGGACGTTGATCATGGTGTACCAGCTTTGCAAGGGCATTTCTTTTGCCATGGACGTGGTGTCCGGCACCATGACTTCGAGCCACACAACCTGCAAATTGCTGGATGG CAGAGGACAAGGGCATCATGGCCAACCAAGGCGCATGGTGCTCGCTAG
- the LOC109750696 gene encoding uncharacterized protein isoform X1, whose amino-acid sequence MQIPLVPLVAATHPSEPRRHPPPPPPSLSPRLPRPRPTSPPCRGWVVAACCSCGLSLRGPTPMIRSNPLPRSHLPAETSSQPAPPPASRSNPAATSSGRRALCFVVPHPSSRSWPPLLHRPPPSLPARSDGPVHLLPAEDDEGEDAKVVEGGGGGGMRPVAIRWPCITCALKNKREDMVSRSGWRHRPVPWRRLYPAHFPSPGHHVPCCCDSAPPPAVADRWDPRYVEAGSAKAHLTDADVDHGVPALQGHFFCHGRGVRHHDFEPHNLQIAGWVGILWFDPSKRKCSLLFINQRHFLLSWMDGTPSILYQFRC is encoded by the exons ATGCAGATCCCCCTCGTCCCCCTCGTCGCCGCCACCCACCCCTCTGAACCTCGTCGCCAcccacctccgccgccgccctcacTCTCCCCTCGTCTCCCTCGTCCTCGACCAACCTCGCCGCCGTGCAGGGGCTGGGTTGTCGCCGCGTGCTGTTCCTGTGGGTTGTCGCTGCGGGGGCCGACTCCCATGATTCGATCCAATCCTCTCCCCCGATCCCACCTACCGGCGGAGACCTCCTCTCAAccagccccgccgccggcctccaGATCCAACCCAGCAGCTACCAGCTCAGGCCGGCGTGCGCTCTGCTTCGTCGTTCCCCACCCTAGCAGTCGATCCTGGCCGCCCCTGCTTCACCGGCCTCCTCCATCTCTTCCGGCAAGATCTGACGGCCCCGTCCACCTTCTGCCCGCGGAGGATGACGAGGGCGAGGATGCGAAAGTCGTCgaggggggaggcggcggcgggatgcGCCCGGTGGCCATCCGGTGGCCCTGCATCACCTGCGCCCTCAAGAACAAGCGCGAGGACATGGTGAGTCGCTCTGGTTGGCGCCACCGCCCCGTACCTTGGCGTCGCCTCTACCCCGCCCACTTCCCCTCGCCGGGACATCACGTTCCCTGCTGCTGCGACTCCGCTCCGCCCCCTGCAGTCGCCGACCGTTGGGATCCAAG GTACGTGGAGGCCGGGAGCGCCAAGGCGCACCTCACGGACGCGGACGTTGATCATGGTGTACCAGCTTTGCAAGGGCATTTCTTTTGCCATGGACGTGGTGTCCGGCACCATGACTTCGAGCCACACAACCTGCAAATTGCTGGATGGGTTGGTATCCTCTGGTTTGATCCCAGCAAGAGGAAGTGTTCTCTTCTCTTTATCAACCAAAGGCACTTTCTTCTCTCATGGATGGATGGGACTCCATCAATTTTGTATCAGTTTAGGTGTTAG